The DNA window GCAGTCCACTCTCCCCGCGCAGTTGGGGTGCGTCTTCACCGAGGACGGGATATACGTGAAAACGGAGCCGGGCGGACAGACCAGCGTGTCCGGCGTGTACGCGGCGAGCGATATGGTCGGCCCACTCCGGCAGGTGGCCCAGGCGGTCGCCGGGGGCGCGTTTGCCGCCGCGACGCTGAACAATACGCTGATTTTCGCGGACGCGCAGAGGCAGGCCGCCCGCATCACGCATTAGCCCTGCTCCCTCTGGCCGGTCAAGCAAGGACTCCCGCCGAGATTACCCCGGCGGGAGTTTCGTCTGGTGTGGCTGGGAGAGGCTTACGCGCCCTGGGTACTCTCGGCGTTCTGCATGTCGGCCGAGCTGCTTTGCCCGGCGTCCACCGTCTTCGGGGCGTTCAGTTGCCCACCCGTGCGAACCTGCACGGTGCGCTTCTGGGCGGCCTCGCTGCGGGGCACGCGCAGGGTCAGGGTGCCGTGGTCGAAGTTGGCCTCGACCTTGGTGAGATCGTACTTCGCGGGCACGCTGAAGGTGCGGGTAAAGGTCCCGTACGCCCGCTCGACGCGGTGGGCGGTGCGGCCCTCGCCACGGGAGTAGTTGCGCTTGGCCTGCACGGTCAGTGTCTGGTTCTCGGCCTCAATCTGGATGTCGTCCGGCCGCACGCCGGGTAGATCGAGCATGAGTTCCAGGCCCTGCTCGTCCTCGTGGACATCCACGGGCGGGGCGAGGCGGGCACCCTGGCCACTCACCGCACTGCCGAAGGCGCGGTCCATGCGCTGGGTCAGTTCCTCGATTTCACGAAAAGGATCAAAACGCATCAAGGTCGTTACCTCCTGAAAATGGAAGCGCCACGCACCGAACTTGAGTGCCCTGCGCTCAACTGTCGAAAGTTTAAAACTTGAGCGTCTTTGTGTCAAGTTTAGTGCGCGTTAAGAAAGGTGGGAAAGGCGGAGGGGAATTTCCCTTTCCTCCCTGGCGGCCCCGGTGTACACTCCCCGAGGTATGGGGCTTCCCGCCCCGCCTTTTCTCAGCGGTCCCGTGAGGCCGCACCCGCCCTGTGAGGCAGGAGAAGGAGCATTGATGCAACATGTTTTGAGGAGCCGACTGCGTACGCTGGGCGGCGTTTTTTTTGCCGGGAGGGGGGCGCTGTGACCCCCAAGGCCACCATCCTCACCGCCGACGAGGTGCGCCGGGCGCTCACGCGCATCGCGCACGAGATCGTGGAGCGCAACAAGGGCGCACAGAACCTGGCGCTGATCGGCATCCACACCCGCGGCATCCCGCTCGCCGAACGGCTGGCGCAGAAGCTGAGCGAACTGGAGGGGGTTCAGGTCCCCACCGGCAGGCTCGACATCACCCTTTACCGCGACGACCTCTCGGAAGTCGCGCACCAGCCCATCATCCGCGAGACGCAGGTGCCCTTCGACCTCGCCCGGCGCCGGGTCGTTCTCGTGGACGACGTGCTGTACACCGGGCGCACCGTTCGCGCGGCGCTCGACGCCCTGATCGATCTCGGAAGGCCCGAGAGCATTCAGCTCGCCGTCCTGGTGGACCGGGGACACCGCGAGCTGCCCATCCGCGCCGACTACGTGGGCAAGAATCTGCCGACCGCCCGCAGCGAGGTCGTGAAGGTCAAGCTTGCCGAGACGGACGGCGTGGACGTGGTGGAACTGCACGACCTGGAGACGCGAAGGTGACCGTCGCCTCCTCGACCCGCCCCCGGCACCTGCTCGACTTCCACGGCTGGACGCCTGAGCGGTTGACCGCCCTGCTGGACAACGCGGACACGATGGCGCAGGTCCTCGACCGACCGGTGAAAAAGGTCCCGGCTCTGCAAGGACTGACGGTCTGTACGGCCTTTTTCGAGAACAGCACCCGCACCCGCGTGAGTTTTGAACTCGCGGCCCGGCGCATGAGCGCGGACGTGGTGAGCTTCGCGGCAGGTGCGAGCAGCCTCAGCAAGGGCGAGAGCCTGCGCGACACGATGGAGGTGCTGACCGCTTACAAGGTGGACGCCTACGTCGTGCGGCACCCCGCGGCGGGCGCGGCGCACCTCGCCGCCCGCTACTCCGGCAAGCCCGTGATTAACGCGGGCGATGGGCGGCGGGCGCACCCCACCCAAGCGCTGCTGGATGCCTACACCGTCCGGCAGGAATTCGGCTCGCTGGAGGG is part of the Deinococcus apachensis DSM 19763 genome and encodes:
- the pyrR gene encoding bifunctional pyr operon transcriptional regulator/uracil phosphoribosyltransferase PyrR; this encodes MTPKATILTADEVRRALTRIAHEIVERNKGAQNLALIGIHTRGIPLAERLAQKLSELEGVQVPTGRLDITLYRDDLSEVAHQPIIRETQVPFDLARRRVVLVDDVLYTGRTVRAALDALIDLGRPESIQLAVLVDRGHRELPIRADYVGKNLPTARSEVVKVKLAETDGVDVVELHDLETRR
- a CDS encoding aspartate carbamoyltransferase catalytic subunit, which gives rise to MTVASSTRPRHLLDFHGWTPERLTALLDNADTMAQVLDRPVKKVPALQGLTVCTAFFENSTRTRVSFELAARRMSADVVSFAAGASSLSKGESLRDTMEVLTAYKVDAYVVRHPAAGAAHLAARYSGKPVINAGDGRRAHPTQALLDAYTVRQEFGSLEGKTVAIIGDVRHSRVARSNAELLPKLGAKVVLCGPATLLPADLAALPGATLTTDPHEAVRGAHAVMALRLQQERMSAGYLASLQEYADHYQVNEPLMREAESGAIVLHPGPMNRDLEISSDVADGPRSRIVAQVENGQAVRMSVLYHLLVGRE
- a CDS encoding Hsp20/alpha crystallin family protein → MMRFDPFREIEELTQRMDRAFGSAVSGQGARLAPPVDVHEDEQGLELMLDLPGVRPDDIQIEAENQTLTVQAKRNYSRGEGRTAHRVERAYGTFTRTFSVPAKYDLTKVEANFDHGTLTLRVPRSEAAQKRTVQVRTGGQLNAPKTVDAGQSSSADMQNAESTQGA